The Huiozyma naganishii CBS 8797 chromosome 3, complete genome genome contains a region encoding:
- the KRR1 gene encoding ribosome biosynthesis protein KRR1 (similar to Saccharomyces cerevisiae KRR1 (YCL059C); ancestral locus Anc_1.6), producing the protein MVSTHNKDKPWDTDDIDKWHIEEFKPEDNASGQPFAEESSFMTLFPKYRETYLKSVWKDVTKALDSHHIACTLDLVEGSMTVKTTRKTYDPAIILKARDLIKLLARSVPFPQAVKILQEDTACDVIKIGNIVTNKERFVKRRQRLVGPDGNTLKALELLTKCYILVQGNTVSAMGPYKGLKELRRVVEDCMHNVHPIYHIKELMIKRELAKKPELANEDWSRFLPMFKKRNVARKKPKKIKKEKKVYTPFPPAQLPRKVDLEIESGEYFLNKKEKQFKKLEERKEIQAEKQRVKDEERRKDYTAPKEKAYGTTDKKEKKKKRSKDTEEGEVEEAGNMSETKSSKKHKKA; encoded by the coding sequence ATGGTTTCCACACACAACAAGGACAAACCTTGGGACACCGATGATATTGACAAATGGCACATCGAGGAGTTCAAGCCAGAGGATAACGCGTCCGGACAACCGTTTGCGGAAGAATCCAGCTTCATGACGTTGTTCCCAAAGTACAGAGAGACGTACCTGAAGTCTGTATGGAAGGATGTCACAAAGGCACTAGATTCCCATCATATTGCATGCACTCTTGACTTAGTGGAGGGGTCCATGACCGTCAAAACGACCAGAAAGACGTACGATCCTGCGATTATTTTGAAGGCTAGAGACTTGATCAAGTTGTTGGCACGTTCAGTACCATTCCCTCAGGCGGTTAAGATTTTGCAGGAGGACACTGCATGTGATGTTATCAAGATCGGTAACATTGTCACGAATAAAGAGAGATTTGTTAAGAGAAGGCAGCGTCTTGTCGGGCCCGATGGTAACACGTTGAAGGCTCTGGAACTGCTGACCAAATGCTACATCTTAGTGCAGGGGAACACAGTCAGTGCAATGGGTCCGTACAAAGGTTTGAAGGAGCTTCGTCGTGTCGTTGAAGACTGCATGCACAATGTCCATCCTATCTACCacatcaaagagttgatGATCAAAAGGGAGCTTGCCAAGAAACCAGAATTGGCCAACGAAGACTGGTCTCGATTTTTGCCaatgttcaagaagagaaacgTCGCACGTAAGAAGCCAaagaagataaagaaagaaaagaaggtttACACACCTTTCCCTCCTGCACAATTGCCTAGAAAGGTTGATTTGGAGATTGAGAGTGGTGAgtatttcttgaacaagaaggagaagcaattcaagaagttggagGAGAGGAAGGAAATACAAGCCGAGAAGCAGAGAGTAAAGGATGAGGAGAGAAGAAAGGATTACACTGCTCCAAAGGAGAAAGCGTACGGAACCACGGacaagaaagagaaaaagaagaagagaagtaaAGATACCGAGGAAGGCGAGGTAGAGGAAGCTGGCAATATGTCTGAAACGAAAAGCTCGAAGAAGCATAAAAAGGCATGA
- the ADF1 gene encoding Adf1p (similar to Saccharomyces cerevisiae YCL058W-A; ancestral locus Anc_1.7) gives MAGSKTVLGRKSKRNDTKRVQKHKKRGSPKTIPLSERKRNKLQVEKLNRPTNGMIEGNAVDIRNEIDKHNQEVEGQNRTVHRSLDVEKLAQDKSKDRIIQEQVAKKQKETDQSMLAQIEMISGFSL, from the coding sequence ATGGCGGGTTCTAAAACTGTGCTTGGTAGAAAGAGCAAAAGAAATGACACAAAACGTGTACAGAAACACAAGAAACGGGGGAGTCCCAAGACCATCCCGCTCTCCGAGCGAAAGAGGAATAAACTGCAAgtcgagaaactgaacaggCCAACTAATGGCATGATAGAGGGGAATGCTGTTGATATACGTAACGAGATAGATAAGCACAATCAAGAGGTAGAGGGCCAAAACCGTACCGTTCACCGATCGTTGGATGTCGAGAAGTTAGCACAAGATAAATCTAAGGACCGAATAATTCAAGAACAGGTTGCCaaaaagcaaaaagaaactgatcaaaGCATGCTAGCCCAGATTGAAATGATCTCCGGTTTCTCCTTGTGA
- the MIC10 gene encoding Mic10p (similar to Saccharomyces cerevisiae YCL057C-A; ancestral locus Anc_1.8) — protein MSETTATDGATQNNNGQLATKIDRSLLNDKWDVVLSNMLVKVGMGFGVGVVTSVLLFRRRAFPVWLGIGFGVGRGYSEGDAIFRSTSGIRTVKV, from the coding sequence ATGTCTGAGACAACGGCGACTGACGGTGCAACgcaaaacaacaacggcCAATTAGCCACAAAAATAGATAGATCCCTTTTAAATGACAAATGGGACGTGGTTCTTTCTAACATGTTGGTGAAGGTAGGGATGGGGTTtggtgttggtgttgtCACATCGGTGCTTCTGTTTAGGCGCCGTGCCTTCCCCGTGTGGCTCGGGATTGGGTTTGGTGTCGGGAGAGGGTACTCTGAGGGCGATGCCATTTTCCGCTCTACTTCAGGGATAAGAACTGTGAAGGTATGA
- the PRD1 gene encoding metalloendopeptidase (similar to Saccharomyces cerevisiae PRD1 (YCL057W); ancestral locus Anc_1.9): protein MVNSGSLCKVTRFLVKVSRSKLTLLPFVVLPTALFATSHFYQSSRSYSSTSSGLSRMSPQLVPPAGALPRWEFPSAKIGEEATRIIESTNKFYDELVEISNPSIDNLVKPYMNHENSIGLMVNQLCFLQHVSSDKEIREASNKATELLQNFEIETSLRHDLFLQFDKIWKELKPRKEEFSHDEEQFEIYKFVEKCHKDFVRAGLNLSEEDRNKVKDIKIKIASNSLEFSKNLGEQKEFLLFSKEQLDGVSDTVMEQFEQVKDETTNETNYKVTFKYPDIFPVLKMAKNAETRKTAFCGDQNKVPQNEELFVATLKLRDELATLLGYDTYANYNLEIKMAKKQSTVFKFLNDLKDKLKPLGEKEIGILKSIKEAECKELGVPFDGRYYIWDHRYYDTKYLKDNFNVDHEAIAEYYPIDSTIEGMLKIYETVFKLKFVEEKDTAKKNVWNEDVKQIAVWKMDNVKTPVFVGWIYFDLHPRDGKYGHAANFGIASSYIREDGSRSYPVTALVCNFSKSSATKPSLLKHNEITTFFHELGHGIHDLVGKNRAARFNGPGATPWDFVEAPSQMLEFYTWDKNALQSLSKHYKTGEQIPEKLLDSLIATKHVNGALFALRQLHFGLFDMTVHTSKDVASLDLLKLWGDLRQEISLVENGGQYTKGYDSFGHIMSDSYSAGYYGYMWAEVFATDMYRTKFAPNPLDSSVGMKYRDIVLANGGLYEIDDNLKEFLGREPSKDAFLKELGLQA from the coding sequence ATGGTCAATTCCGGCAGTTTGTGCAAAGTAACACGCTTTCTGGTAAAGGTATCCCGAAGTAAACTTACTTTGCTGCCCTTTGTAGTGTTGCCCACGGCTCTTTTTGCGACTTCACATTTCTACCAGTCTTCCAGGTCGTATTCTTCAACCAGTAGTGGTCTGTCCAGAATGTCCCCACAGTTAGTGCCACCAGCAGGGGCCCTGCCACGGTGGGAATTTCCCTCTGCCAAAATTGGTGAGGAGGCAACCCGTATTATCGAATCAACAAACAAGTTTTAcgatgaacttgttgaaatTTCCAATCCATCAATTGACAACCTGGTCAAACCGTATATGAACCATGAGAACAGCATTGGTCTCATGGTCAATCAATTATGCTTTTTGCAGCATGTATCTAGTGATAAGGAAATAAGAGAGGCTTCTAATAAGGCTACTGAACTGTtgcaaaattttgaaattgaaacttCTTTGAGACACGATCTGTTTCTGCAATTTGACAAGATCTGGAAAGAATTGAAACCAAGAAAGGAGGAGTTTTCGCACGATGAGGAACAATTTGAAATTTACAAGTTTGTGGAAAAATGCCATAAGGACTTCGTCCGTGCCGGTTTAAATCTGTCCGAGGAGGATAGAAACAAGGTTAAGGATATCAAGATAAAAATTGCCAGCAATTCATTagagttttccaaaaatttggGGGAGCAGAAAGAgtttttgctcttctcgAAAGAGCAATTGGACGGTGTCTCCGATACTGTTATGGAACAGTTTGAGCAAGTCAAAGATGAGACCACAAACGAGACAAATTACAAAGTTACGTTCAAGTACCCTGATATTTTCCCCGTTTTGAAAATGGCCAAGAATGCAGAGACCAGAAAGACTGCCTTCTGCGGCGACCAAAATAAAGTTCCCCAAAATGAAGAATTGTTCGTTGCCACTTTAAAGTTGAGAGATGAACTGGCCACTTTATTGGGCTATGACACCTACGCCAACTACAACTTGGAAATCAAGATGGCCAAGAAGCAGAGCACTGtcttcaaattcttgaacgatttgaaggataagTTGAAACCGTTGGGTGAAAAGGAAATTGGAATCTTGAAGTCTATCAAAGAGGCAGAATGTAAGGAATTGGGCGTACCATTTGATGGACGTTACTATATTTGGGATCATCGTTACTACGATACCAAGTACCTAAAGGATAACTTCAATGTTGACCATGAGGCAATTGCTGAATATTATCCGATCGATTCGACCATCGAGGGGATGTTGAAAATCTATGAAACCGTCTTCAAATTAAAGTTTGTAGAAGAAAAGGACACCGCGAAGAAAAACGTTTGGAACGAAGACGTCAAGCAAATCGCCGTTTGGAAGATGGACAATGTGAAAACTCCGGTCTTTGTTGGGTGGATATACTTCGACTTGCATCCAAGGGATGGAAAATACGGACATGCGGCCAACTTCGGCATTGCGTCCTCTTACATTAGGGAGGATGGCAGCAGATCATACCCTGTAACCGCCTTGGTTTgcaacttttcaaaatcgtCGGCAACAAAACCTTCGCTGCTGAAACATAACGAGATTACCACTTTCTTCCATGAGTTAGGTCATGGTATTCATGACCTTGTTGGGAAGAACAGGGCCGCCAGATTTAATGGGCCTGGAGCTACGCCATGGGATTTCGTGGAGGCTCCATCCCAGATGCTCGAGTTTTACACTTGGGATAAAAATGCGTTGCAGTCCTTGTCGAAACATTATAAGACCGGTGAGCAGATTCCAGAAAAGCTGTTAGATTCGCTGATTGCCACAAAGCATGTCAATGGTGCTCTGTTTGCACTAAGACAACTACACTTCGGATTGTTTGATATGACCGTCCACACAAGCAAAGATGTCGCAAGCCTAGATTTGTTGAAGCTGTGGGGAGACCTGAGACAGGAAATCAGTTTAGTTGAGAATGGTGGTCAGTACACGAAGGGGTACGACTCGTTTGGACATATCATGTCCGATTCCTACTCTGCTGGTTATTACGGGTACATGTGGGCTGAGGTGTTTGCAACCGATATGTACCGTACCAAGTTTGCCCCAAATCCTTTAGATTCGAGTGTAGGTATGAAATACAGGGATATTGTGCTAGCTAACGGAGGACTGTATGAGATTGACGACAATCTGAAGGAATTCTTGGGTAGAGAGCCTTCCAAGGATGCTTTCCTAAAAGAGCTGGGCTTGCAAGCCTAG